The Mycolicibacterium cosmeticum DNA window TGACAACGGCGGGCACGCGGTGGCCCTGCTGTGGTCGATGGGGCACATCTATGACACCCGACCCGGCGACGTGTACTGGGCGGCCTCGGACGTCGGCTGGGTGGTCGGGCATTCCTACATCGTGTACGCGCCTCTGCTGCTGGGTGCCACCACGGTGCTCTACGAGGGCAAGCCGGTCGGCACCCCGGATGCCGGGGCGTTCTGGCGGGTGGTCGCCGAGCACGGGGTGAAGGTGTTGTTCACCGCGCCGACGGCCATCCGGGCCATCAAAAAGGAAGACCCGGAGGGGCGGCTGCTCGCCGACCACGATGTGTCCAGCCTGCGGTACCTGTTCCAGGCCGGTGAGCGGCTGGACCCGGCCACCTTCGCCTGGGCCACCGAGAAACTGGGCATCCCCGTCGTCGACCACTGGTGGCAGACCGAGACCGGCTGGGCGATCGCCGCCGACCCGATGGGCGTGCAGCCGCTGCCGATCAAACCCGGATCGGCGACGGTGCCGATGCCCGGCTACGACGTGCGGGTGCTGCGCCCGGACAACACCGAATGCGATGCGGGCGAGGAAGGTTCGATCTGCGTGCGGTTGCCCCTGCCGCCCGGCACGTTGCCGACCCTGTGGGGTGACGACGCCCGGTACGTCTCGTCCTACCTGTCGGCGTTTCCCGGCTACTACCTGACCGGCGACGGCGGGCATATCGACTCCGACGGCTACCTGTTCGTGGTGGGCCGCACCGACGACGTGATCAACGTGGCCGGGCACCGGTTGTCCACCGGGTCGATCGAGGCCGTGCTGGCCGCCCATCCCGCCGTCGCCGAATGCGCGGTGATCGGGGTGGCCGACGAGGTCAAGGGTCAGGTGCCGCGCGGACTGGTGGTGTTGAAATCCGGCGCCACGGCCGACGGCCTTGCCGAGCAGCTCATCGAGGCGGTGCGCGACAACATCGGGGCGGTGGCCAGTTTCAAACTCGTCGACGTGGTGCCCGCACTACCGAAGACCCGATCGGGCAAGATCCTGCGAAAGACCATGCGCGGCATCGCCGATGGCCGGGACGAGCCGGTGCCGTCCACCATCGAGGACCCGGCCGTGCTCGACACCCTGAAACCGATCCTGCGGAATTAGGCCCGCCAGGCCCGTTCCCGCAGCAGCCGCAGCCCGTTGAGCGCCACCAGGATGGTCGACCCCTCGTGCCCGGCCACACCGAGTGGTAAAGGCAGGTACCAGAACAGATCCCAGATCACCAGCACGGTGATGAACGACGCGGCGATGGCCAGGTTGGCCACCACCATCCGCCGAGCCCGCCGGGCCAGGGCCACCACGGCCGGAATGGTGCTCAGGTCGTCGGCGACGGTGACCACGTCCGCGGTCTGCAGGGTGAGATCGGCCCCGTGCCGGCCCATCGCGATCGACG harbors:
- a CDS encoding propionyl-CoA synthetase gives rise to the protein MSGYRELFETSIADPAAFWADAAKAVTWTREPSQVLDDSNPPFYRWFPDGELNTCANALDRHLADRGDQPALIYDSPVTATKRTYTYRQLHDATARFAGVLRGLGVGKGDRVVIYMPMVPEAVIAMLACARLGAVHSVVFGGFAAHELATRIDDARPAVVVSASCGVEPTRIVEYKPMLDAALEMAEHDTPKCVILQRDQAPCTLVEGRDVDWADALAGAEPVDPVPVAATDPLYVLYTSGTTGKPKGIVRDNGGHAVALLWSMGHIYDTRPGDVYWAASDVGWVVGHSYIVYAPLLLGATTVLYEGKPVGTPDAGAFWRVVAEHGVKVLFTAPTAIRAIKKEDPEGRLLADHDVSSLRYLFQAGERLDPATFAWATEKLGIPVVDHWWQTETGWAIAADPMGVQPLPIKPGSATVPMPGYDVRVLRPDNTECDAGEEGSICVRLPLPPGTLPTLWGDDARYVSSYLSAFPGYYLTGDGGHIDSDGYLFVVGRTDDVINVAGHRLSTGSIEAVLAAHPAVAECAVIGVADEVKGQVPRGLVVLKSGATADGLAEQLIEAVRDNIGAVASFKLVDVVPALPKTRSGKILRKTMRGIADGRDEPVPSTIEDPAVLDTLKPILRN